In Strigops habroptila isolate Jane chromosome 4, bStrHab1.2.pri, whole genome shotgun sequence, a single genomic region encodes these proteins:
- the CDR2 gene encoding cerebellar degeneration-related protein 2 isoform X2 — MNDQHAKVYEQLDVTARELEDTNQKLVADSRASQQKILSLTETIEYLQTHIDDLQRQVEELKKPGRGRMNHERSDQPRSMHSFSCLKELYDLRQYFVYDHVFAEKITSMDNQLSPLEEENENLKKAVTVLQAQLNLEKEKRVTMEEEYSLMVKENCELEQRLADIDLYRARAEELEVEVAEMRQILQSENTLHKTEKLVPESFFISFKEPLERELGQSPADDGLLAVSEFEKKALKRSSSETFLSSAAGGDILRDHEETCIRRAEAVKQRGVSVLNEVDAQYNALKVKYEELLKRCQTAEDSLKNKAVQTPKQYSKDLTVGNTQYDLPTSNQEFTNVELSDSPTNALPEYKALFKEIFSCIKKTKEEIDEHRAKYKSLSSQP; from the exons ATGAACGATCAGCATGCCAAAGTCTATGAGCAGCTGGATGTGACAGCAAGAGAGCTGGAAGACACTAATCAAAAACTAGTTGCAGACAGTAGAGCTTCCCAACAAAAGATATTAAG TTTGACAGAGACTATTGAATACCTGCAAACACACATAGATGACCTGCAGCGACAAGTAGAAGAATTGAAAAAGCCTGGGCGAGGCCGGATGAACCACGAGAGATCTGACCAGCCAAGATCAATGCATAGTTTCTCATGTTTGAAGGAGCTGTATGATCTTCGCCA gtaTTTTGTTTATGACCATGTGTTTGCAGAAAAGATTACTTCGATGGATAATCAGCTAAGTCCtctagaagaagaaaatgagaacttAAAAAAGGCAGTTACAGTTCTGCAAGCCCAACTGAAcctagaaaaagagaagagggtAACGATGGAAGAGGAATACAGTCTTATGGTAAAAGAAAATTGTGAACTTGAACAGAGGCTTGCTGATATAGACTTGTATCGGGCTCGTGCAGAGGAGTTGGAAGTGGAAGTAGCTGAAATGCGACAAATACTTCAGTCTGAAAACACATTACATAAAACGGAGAAATTGGTGCCAGaatcctttttcatttcattcaagGAGCCTTTAGAAAGGGAGCTTGGTCAGAGCCCAGCAGATGATGGACTTCTGGCTGTATCGGAGTTTGAGAAGAAGGCACTGAAACGGAGCAGCAGTGAAACCTtcctgagcagtgctgcagggggaGACATTCTAAGGGACCACGAAGAAACATGTATTAGGAGAGCTGAAGCTGTGAAGCAGCGAGGAGTCTCTGTGCTTAACGAAGTTGATGCTCAGTATAATGCTCTGAAAGTGAAGTATGAGGAACTTTTGAAGAGGTGTCAAACGGCTGAAgattctttgaaaaacaaggcTGTACAAACGCCGAAGCAGTATTCCAAAGACCTAACTGTAGGGAATACCCAGTATGATCTTCCAACTAGCAATCAAGAATTCACAAATGTGGAGCTAAGTGACTCTCCCACAAATGCTCTTCCTGAATATAAAGCACTCTTTAAGGAAATTTTTAGCTGTatcaaaaaaacaaaggaagaaatagatGAACACAGAGCTAAGTACAAGTCCCTCTCCTCTCAGCCATAA